GAGGAAAGTTCTTTGGCAGAAGGACTAAGCTTCTCATTTGTTATGTGGCTTGAAAAGCTAGAAGTCTTGCTGGAAAACAGGCCACCAAAATCACTGTGTCCTCCCAGGATACGATCATCCTTATGCTTGTGCTTATGCTTGTGTTTCCTTTTGTGAAGCCGGCTACTTGACAGACTAACTCCTCCAGTCTTGGGAGCCAAAGACGACTGTAGGTCACCCAGCCCTAGTCCTAAGGAGGGTTGCAGGTGGACACCGTGTTTTGCTTTATGCTTGGCCGCAGCAGACATTTTCATATGAGAGCTTGTGTGAAACGGTGTTGGTGGGACAGAGGGCCTCATGAATGGAGAAGTTGCCCCAAGAGTATGAGACAAGTACAAAGGGGCTGGATACTGACCATAATAACCAAGGTTCATCATAGGCATTGATGTGTAAGGCATTCCATATGGTGCATAGTAACTTCCACTGGGAACAGGGTACCCAAACCCTTGTAAAAAAGGCACCTTTGTCATGGTGTCATTGGTTTTGGCAGGCCTACCGCGCTTTTTCTTCGATTTCATTTCAGAAGTCCGGCGAAGGTAGAGCAATGGGTCATACTGGATATATGGCACAGGGTAATAGTGATCAAAGTTTATCCTAAAGATACTAGGATAAGGATTTTCGTGGTAGAACGAGTAGTTCCTGTGGGAAATTCTGAAGACTTGGAATTTGTTGATGAGTTCCTCAAGATCCGCAAGAAACTGCAGATTATCCCTGTTCTGCAAACATTTCCTCTTCCGCTTGTGCTTTggctttttaacactttcatgaACAAGAAAGTTATCAACAATGAGATGTTTTTGCCTGTGCCCATGCTTGCTCTTTGTGCTGGTGTCAGACGGGGTGACCTCTGGATTGTCCAGAGAACAGAAATCAAAGGAGTACCTTCTTCGTGATTCTGAGATTTTCTCGGCTTGATCAGAAGTGCTATTATTGTCCGTACCAATCCCACTGTCGCTTGGTATGGTCTCCTCACTGTGAGACTCGCTTATGGGGGATAACGTGACTTCTTTCAGCGAGCCGATCTCGCACAAATGGGAAGGCGAGTGAGCCAATAATCTTGGCGGAGACAGCTTCCAAGAACTGCCGTGGATACTTTTTTGGGTTTTTGTTGGAAgagcactgattggctgaagaTTTGGCATAGtttttaaatctgaaaatatTGTATCAGTGCTGGCAGGGCTAAGGTTCCCATTAGAGCCCATGAGTTGTGTACTAAGTGTATGAAAAGATGCTGGTGTAGATGCCGCAAGTGACTGCAAGTTTGAAGGCACTGATGGGTTTTCAGGCTGGCTAGAGACAGGCCTTGTCTGTTTAATGGCTGTTCTGCGTTCGGTTTGTGGAGGGGTCTGCTCTGTCCTCGGCTTCCTTCCCCTTTTTTTGCCAATGTAGATTGTTCCCCTCTTACTAACATTGATCTGCTTGCCTAATCTGGCATCTAGCGTTGTGGCAACAGCTGCTATTGCGTTGGTCTGGGGCTGGGTTTTTGACTTCAAGGCTATGCTGCTCGAGCAAGACAAAAtttggtttaaaatatttttcctcttGAGAGTTTTCATCTTATTGATcgttttaattgttttcttatCAAGCACTCCGAGCTTCCcaacttttttgtgtatatctaGCTCGTTGATAGATTTTTCCATGCTGGGCGTCATTTGGACAAGCTCAGAGACATTGTGCCTGCCCTTCCTGTTCTTTATTCCAGAGAACTCTCTATTTATTGGACTCACAGGACTAGTCGACGTTCCCTCGTGAATCGTCTCCACGGTAAGCAGTGGTTGTTTCTTTGGTCTACCCCTTTTCTTCTTCGCCGGAGTAATCACCGTAAGACTATCTGTATTGGTGTAAAGAGGGCTAGATGGAGTAATTGGGTAAGCCGACGGGGGCTCAACCACAATCTTTTCAGACAACTGGCCGGAATTCTCGTGAGAAGAGTTTATTTTGGGTTTCCCGCACGTCCATCTCTTCTTGGCTGCAAGTTTAGGATGGTGTAACTGCGATGGTCTTGATTTCACGTTTTCCAAAATGGCTTTTGAAACCGGAGGAGTGGACGACTTTTGAGGTCGCGTCATGCTGTTGATGAACGTTTTTCCGCCGATACCATTTTCTTCCTGCAGCTTTGATGACAATTCATTGCCGGAAAGCTTGGCCTGTTTCAAAAGGCGACCGTCTTTCTTGTTTCCTTGACCATTGATTTGGTTACTTGTTTCGTTAATTACCAGTCGTCCCGCAGGCTGGTCCTCTTGGAACTTTTTGTCCATGTtagttttcacacactgtttcttcttccttttgttCCCAGGCGGATCCATCGATGTAGATTTAATTGGGATTGTGATCCGCACATGGCTCGTGTCACTTTCACTAGCGTTGACAGAGGCGTTATCCTGCCGTTGAGCCCCCAATAAATTGTTGTCTATGGGGCGACTGTCCTTTTTAGCTTCTGAAGAATCGTGACTTTTGGCATCAACTGATTTTTGATTGCCTTTGACCCACTCAAGCTCAGTTACTTGTGCAGCTTGATGTAAATCTTTTTTACCAACCTTTCTCTTAACAGTGGGTGGTTCTGGTGGCTCCATCAACCCATTCTTTTGGTCCTCTAACTGCGAAAGTCCATTGCTTTCCCCAGAATTGGTAGacgaagatgatgatgatgacgacacAACGTTACTTGGTGATGAAACCGCACTGGAAGTTGAGATCTCCTTTGCACTGGACAGCTGACTCCAGGGACTACTCCCGTTCGATTTTTTTGACTGAGACTTGAGAAACGAAGACCCCACTTCTGTATTTGGACTCTTGGTGATACTAGAGGCTTCTTTGTTGGGTTCAGCATCCAAAAAGCAACTCTGTGGTGTTGCTCCGGTGTCTGAGCTCGTTACCCAGTCGTGATGGAGCTGGCTGCCTTTCTGCTGGTGCTTTGGTTTTAAGGTGTCACTGGTGATATCGGGACTGATGCCAGAGTCAAAATGCAGAGCAGGACGCTTTGGAAACTTTTCATGCatctacgtaaaaaaaaaaaaaaaaagagagaaaaacacaTGAGTATCTGCAGATCGGCAAAATATTTGAGCAATCACAAAAGTCAATGTAGCAAATGTAAATTATACTTATTATACTTCTAATTTGATAGTAAGCGATTTGCCTCCATGTATGATGCAGACATGATCATTGTAGGACGGAAggcataaatataaatacatatatatatatatatatacataataaaacactATCTACACCAGTGGCATGGTAACATAAGATAACTGTATGCGTCTACCCAGCATCCCCGTCTTCTGCTAATCTCCGGAATGACGCGACAACGAAGTCAACGAAGTACGTTCTGAGAATTTATGG
The DNA window shown above is from Spea bombifrons isolate aSpeBom1 chromosome 1, aSpeBom1.2.pri, whole genome shotgun sequence and carries:
- the SETBP1 gene encoding SET-binding protein, whose translation is MEQRENLNSSSRQRGCDADIMSSVKTSAISSCTGDTLMPASGAAKTGPGNGEAMEPEEEDELNSCRDVDSNSNADSEKWAPGDSLEEQEFSIKEANFTEGSLKLKIQTTKRAKKPPKNLENYICPPEIKITIKSGEQKLSKSGKNSKTGKEDDRGHLKKKMHEKFPKRPALHFDSGISPDITSDTLKPKHQQKGSQLHHDWVTSSDTGATPQSCFLDAEPNKEASSITKSPNTEVGSSFLKSQSKKSNGSSPWSQLSSAKEISTSSAVSSPSNVVSSSSSSSSTNSGESNGLSQLEDQKNGLMEPPEPPTVKRKVGKKDLHQAAQVTELEWVKGNQKSVDAKSHDSSEAKKDSRPIDNNLLGAQRQDNASVNASESDTSHVRITIPIKSTSMDPPGNKRKKKQCVKTNMDKKFQEDQPAGRLVINETSNQINGQGNKKDGRLLKQAKLSGNELSSKLQEENGIGGKTFINSMTRPQKSSTPPVSKAILENVKSRPSQLHHPKLAAKKRWTCGKPKINSSHENSGQLSEKIVVEPPSAYPITPSSPLYTNTDSLTVITPAKKKRGRPKKQPLLTVETIHEGTSTSPVSPINREFSGIKNRKGRHNVSELVQMTPSMEKSINELDIHKKVGKLGVLDKKTIKTINKMKTLKRKNILNQILSCSSSIALKSKTQPQTNAIAAVATTLDARLGKQINVSKRGTIYIGKKRGRKPRTEQTPPQTERRTAIKQTRPVSSQPENPSVPSNLQSLAASTPASFHTLSTQLMGSNGNLSPASTDTIFSDLKTMPNLQPISALPTKTQKSIHGSSWKLSPPRLLAHSPSHLCEIGSLKEVTLSPISESHSEETIPSDSGIGTDNNSTSDQAEKISESRRRYSFDFCSLDNPEVTPSDTSTKSKHGHRQKHLIVDNFLVHESVKKPKHKRKRKCLQNRDNLQFLADLEELINKFQVFRISHRNYSFYHENPYPSIFRINFDHYYPVPYIQYDPLLYLRRTSEMKSKKKRGRPAKTNDTMTKVPFLQGFGYPVPSGSYYAPYGMPYTSMPMMNLGYYGQYPAPLYLSHTLGATSPFMRPSVPPTPFHTSSHMKMSAAAKHKAKHGVHLQPSLGLGLGDLQSSLAPKTGGVSLSSSRLHKRKHKHKHKHKDDRILGGHSDFGGLFSSKTSSFSSHITNEKLSPSAKELSSMNEKSKHKDRQKHQHCEAGQRGSKSSFEVDTLSSLSLSDTQHWTQSKDKADLGNESIDSLKKYSGSNDCNARADSSDIFVEMSSSSEKRDGEASAGKRRSFEGFGSYRERDLQSFRFNKNDRNSFDPTGSGLTNLHLINNKNESASSNNVTKRKPAAESLAVPSSQLLSFSSTTDLANASHRKRFKHCEMEAIQCDVRKMCNFNKILSTKKNMDHVNKILKAKRLQRQSKTGNNFVKKKRGRPRKQPLVFEEDSRDQMPVLEKCVDLPCKRGQKSSFHPLELHVNRHDAVMDTIEAVIHMARENQSSRAPRNGKRKAVAEEEVKIKRHRKARRGESDNSP